In Lotus japonicus ecotype B-129 chromosome 5, LjGifu_v1.2, one genomic interval encodes:
- the LOC130716822 gene encoding ubiquitin C-terminal hydrolase 13-like isoform X3 has protein sequence MSSPPPPPPLDQQQQQQQEEEEEQQPLDEEMEVPPSDVPEGPQPMDAQPETTNLFGAPIVDESPSGRFTWTIRNFSRSTKKLYSEDFYVGGYRWRILIFPKGNNVDQLSLYLDATDSATLPYGWSRYAQFSLTVVNQIRHNFSIRKETHHQFNAREGDWGFTSFMPLAELYDPGRGYIVNDTCIVEADVAVRKVIDYWSHDSKKETGYVGLKNQGATCYMNSLLQTLYHIPYFRKAVYHMPTTENDLPSGSIPLALQSLFYKLQYYDSSVATKELTKSFGWDTQDSFLQHDVQELNRVLCEKLEDKMKGTVVEGTIQKLFEGHHMNYIECINVDYKSTRKESFYDLQLDVKGCRDVYDSFDKYVEVERLEGDNKYHAEQYGLQEAKKGVLFIDFPPVLQLQLKRFEYDFMRDTMVKINDRYEFPLELDLDRGNGKYLSPEADKSIRNLYVLHSVLVHSGGVHGGHYFAYIRPTLSNEWFKFDDARVTKEDADRALEEQYGGEEELPHANPGFNNSPFKFTKYSNAYMLVYIRASDKDKIICSVNEKDIAEHLKARLKKEQEEKELKKKEKAEAHLYTIIKVARDEDLFEQIGKDIFFDLVDHNKVRSFRIQKQMPFLCFKEEVAREFGIPVQYQRFWVWAKRQNHTFRPNRPLTQLEEERPVGHLREGITKANIADLKLFLEVKVGQDLQPIPPLERTKEDLLLFFKLYDPLNETLRYVGSFYVKANEKPLDILTRLNQMADFAIDEEIDLFEEIKFEPHVMCEPVDKGSTFRFNQLEDGDIICYQKPSKVVSGEQFRYPDIPSFLEYVHNRQVVRFRYLEKPKEDHFSLELSRINTYDYVVTRVAQHLGLNDPSKIRLTSHNCYSQLPKPQPIKYRGVEHLSDMLVHYNQTSDILYYEVLDIPLPELQCLKTLKIAFHHAAKDEVAIYTTRLPRQSIVEDVINDLKSKVHLSHPDADLRLLEVFYHKIYKIFSLGEKIENINDQYWTLRAEEIPQEEKNLGPEDRLIHVYHFMKDTAHDQQIQNFGDPFFMVIHEGETLADVKLRIQKKLNVPDEEFSKWKFAFISLGHPEYLQDSDIVSAQFQRRDIYGAWEQYLGLEHTDNAPKRSYIVNQISEAYNDHFAILQNRHAFDKPVKIYN, from the exons CCCAACCAGAAACCACAAATTTGTTTGGTGCTCCGATAGTGGACGAGTCACCATCTGGGCGGTTCACATGGACCATCAGGAATTTTTCAAGGTCTACAAAAAAACTATATTCTGAAGATTTCTATGTTGGGGGCTACAGATG GCGGATACTTATATTTCCAAAGGGGAACAATGTTGATCAGTTGTCATTGTATCTAGATGCTACTGATTCAGCAACTTTGCCTTATGGATGGAGTAGATATGCACAGTTTAGCTTGACTGTTGTCAATCAAATTCGCCATAATTTCTCAATCAGAAAAG AAACACATCACCAATTCAATGCTCGTGAGGGTGATTGGGGTTTCACAAGTTTCATGCCTCTTGCTGAATTGTATGATCCCGGTAGAGGTTATATTGTGAATGATACATGCATAGTTGAGGCTGATGTTGCTGTACGCAAGGTTATTGATTACTGGTCACATGACTCTAAAAAGGAAACTGGTTATGTCGGACTAAAAAACCAAGGGGCGACATGTTACATGAATTCTCTCCTTCAGACATTGTATCACATTCCTTATTTTAGAAAG GCTGTGTACCATATGCCTACAACTGAGAATGATTTGCCATCGGGAAGCATTCCTTTGGCATTGCAAAGTTTATTCTACAAGCTGCAGTATTATGACAGTAGCGTAGCAACGAAAGAGTTAACAAAATCTTTTGGATGGGACACACAGGATTCATTCCTGCAGCATGACGTCCAAGAGCTTAATAGAGTTCTTTGTGAAAAGCTAGAAGACAAAATGAAG GGAACTGTTGTGGAAGGCACCATACAGAAGTTGTTTGAAGGCCACCATATGAACTATATTGAATGCATCAATGTGGACTATAAATCAACCAGAAAAGAATCATTTTATG ATCTTCAGCTTGACGTCAAAGGATGTCGGGATGTGTATGATTCTTTTGACAAGTATGTTGAAGTGGAAAGACTTGAGGGTGATAACAAGTATCATGCTGAGCAGTACGGTTTGCAG GAGGCTAAGAAGGGTGTCTTGTTCATTGATTTCCCTCCTGTTCTTCAGCTTCAGTTAAAACGATTTGAATATGATTTCATGCGAGACACTATGGTAAAG ATCAATGATCGCTATGAGTTCCCGTTAGAGCTAGATCTTGATAGGGGCAATGGCAAGTATCTATCTCCTGAAGCAGATAAAAGCATTCGCAACCTTTATGTACTTCACAG TGTTTTAGTTCACAGCGGTGGGGTTCATGGTGGACACTATTTTGCTTATATCAGGCCAACTCTATCAAATGAATG GTTTAAATTTGACGACGCACGAGTGACGAAAGAAGATGCAGATAGGGCCTTAGAAGAGCAGTATGGTGGTGAAGAAGAG TTACCTCATGCCAATCCCGGGTTCAACAACTCTCCCTTCAAATTTACAAAGTACTCAAATGCATATATGCTTGTTTATATACGTGCCAGTGACAAGGATAAGATAATTTGTAGTGTGAATGAGAAGGACATTGCCGAACACCTTAAA GCAAGattgaagaaagaacaagaagaaaaagagctgaagaagaaggagaaggcaGAGGCTCACTTATATACCATCATAAAG GTTGCACGCGACGAAGATCTGTTTGAACAGATTGGAAAGGATATATTCTTTGATCTAGTGGATCATAACAAAGTGCGAAGTTTTCGTATCCAAAAACAAATGCCATTCTTGTGTTTTAAG GAAGAAGTTGCTAGAGAGTTCGGTATACCTGTCCAATATCAACGTTTTTGGGTGTGGGCAAAGCGCCAAAACCACACTTTCCGGCCAAATAGACCTCTGACACAGCTGGAAGAAGAACGACCA GTGGGACATTTACGGGAAGGTATAACTAAGGCAAATATTGCAGATCTGAAGTTATTTTTGGAAGTGAAAGTAGGGCAG GATCTACAGCCTATTCCCCCTCTCGAGAGGACAAAAGAAGATTTGTTACTGTTCTTTAAGCTTTATGACCCTTTGAATGAAACACTGCG GTACGTTGGGAGCTTTTATGTGAAAGCTAATGAGAAGCCTTTGGATATATTGACAAGATTAAATCAAATGGCTGACTTTGCTATTGATGAAGAAATTGACCTATTTGAG GAAATCAAATTTGAACCCCATGTCATGTGCGAACCTGTTGACAAGGGGTCCACATTCCGATTCAATCAG CTTGAGGATGGTGATATTATTTGCTACCAGAAGCCATCCAAAGTTGTAAGTGGTGAGCAATTTCGGTATCCTGATATTCCTTCCTTCTTGGAATATGTGCATAACCGTCAG gttGTACGCTTCAGGTACTTGGAGAAACCAAAAGAGGACCATTTCAGTCTCGAGTT GTCAAGGATCAACACATATGATTATGTTGTTACAAGAGTTGCTCAACATCTTGGTTTGAATGATCCTTCTAAAATCAGACTCACATCTCATAACTGTTACTCCCAGCTACCTAAACCCCAGCCTATCAAGTACCGAGGAGTTGAACATTTATCTGACATGCTGGTTCACTACAATCAG ACTTCTGATATACTATACTATGAAGTACTGGATATCCCTCTCCCAGAATTGCAATGCCTAAAAACACTTAAAATTGCTTTCCATCATGCTGCCAAGGATGAA GTGGCGATTTATACTACTAGATTACCGAGACAGAGTATTGTGGAAGATGTAATCAATGATCTTAAATCGAAG GTGCATTTATCTCATCCTGATGCAGATCTAAGATTGCTTGAGGTTTTCTATCACAAGATCTATAAG ATTTTCTCTCTCGGTGAAAAGATTGAAAATATTAATGATCAATATTGGACGTTAAGAGCAGAGGAG ATTCCTCAAGAGGAGAAAAATCTTGGCCCTGAAGATCGATTGATTCATGTTTATCATTTCATGAAAGACACTGCACACGATCAG CAAATTCAGAATTTCGGAGATCCTTTTTTCATGGTTATCCATGAGGGTGAGACATTGGCTGATGTCAAATTGCGAATACAGAAAAAGTTGAACGTTCCAGATGAAGAGTTTTCAAAG TGGAAGTTTGCATTTATTTCTCTTGGTCATCCTGAGTACCTACAAGATTCAGATATTGTTTCCGCCCAATTTcag AGAAGAGATATATATGGTGCTTGGGAGCAATATCTTGGACTGGAACACACTGACAATGCTCCAAAAAGGTCCTACATAGTCAACCAG ATTTCAGAAgcctacaatgaccattttgCAATTTTGCAGAACCGGCATGCATTTGATAAGCCAGTAAAAATCTACAACTAG
- the LOC130716822 gene encoding ubiquitin C-terminal hydrolase 13-like isoform X2 gives MSSPPPPPPLDQQQQQQQEEEEEQQPLDEEMEVPPSDVPEGPQPMDAQPETTNLFGAPIVDESPSGRFTWTIRNFSRSTKKLYSEDFYVGGYRWRILIFPKGNNVDQLSLYLDATDSATLPYGWSRYAQFSLTVVNQIRHNFSIRKETHHQFNAREGDWGFTSFMPLAELYDPGRGYIVNDTCIVEADVAVRKVIDYWSHDSKKETGYVGLKNQGATCYMNSLLQTLYHIPYFRKAVYHMPTTENDLPSGSIPLALQSLFYKLQYYDSSVATKELTKSFGWDTQDSFLQHDVQELNRVLCEKLEDKMKGTVVEGTIQKLFEGHHMNYIECINVDYKSTRKESFYDLQLDVKGCRDVYDSFDKYVEVERLEGDNKYHAEQYGLQEAKKGVLFIDFPPVLQLQLKRFEYDFMRDTMVKINDRYEFPLELDLDRGNGKYLSPEADKSIRNLYVLHSVLVHSGGVHGGHYFAYIRPTLSNEWFKFDDARVTKEDADRALEEQYGGEEELPHANPGFNNSPFKFTKYSNAYMLVYIRASDKDKIICSVNEKDIAEHLKARLKKEQEEKELKKKEKAEAHLYTIIKVARDEDLFEQIGKDIFFDLVDHNKVRSFRIQKQMPFLCFKEEVAREFGIPVQYQRFWVWAKRQNHTFRPNRPLTQLEEERPVGHLREGITKANIADLKLFLEVKVGQDLQPIPPLERTKEDLLLFFKLYDPLNETLRYVGSFYVKANEKPLDILTRLNQMADFAIDEEIDLFEVLSCNIIFYYCNIKGEQKFLHFVVHIQEIKFEPHVMCEPVDKGSTFRFNQLEDGDIICYQKPSKVVSGEQFRYPDIPSFLEYVHNRQVVRFRYLEKPKEDHFSLELSRINTYDYVVTRVAQHLGLNDPSKIRLTSHNCYSQLPKPQPIKYRGVEHLSDMLVHYNQTSDILYYEVLDIPLPELQCLKTLKIAFHHAAKDEVAIYTTRLPRQSIVEDVINDLKSKVHLSHPDADLRLLEVFYHKIYKIFSLGEKIENINDQYWTLRAEEIPQEEKNLGPEDRLIHVYHFMKDTAHDQQIQNFGDPFFMVIHEGETLADVKLRIQKKLNVPDEEFSKWKFAFISLGHPEYLQDSDIVSAQFQRRDIYGAWEQYLGLEHTDNAPKRSYIVNQNRHAFDKPVKIYN, from the exons CCCAACCAGAAACCACAAATTTGTTTGGTGCTCCGATAGTGGACGAGTCACCATCTGGGCGGTTCACATGGACCATCAGGAATTTTTCAAGGTCTACAAAAAAACTATATTCTGAAGATTTCTATGTTGGGGGCTACAGATG GCGGATACTTATATTTCCAAAGGGGAACAATGTTGATCAGTTGTCATTGTATCTAGATGCTACTGATTCAGCAACTTTGCCTTATGGATGGAGTAGATATGCACAGTTTAGCTTGACTGTTGTCAATCAAATTCGCCATAATTTCTCAATCAGAAAAG AAACACATCACCAATTCAATGCTCGTGAGGGTGATTGGGGTTTCACAAGTTTCATGCCTCTTGCTGAATTGTATGATCCCGGTAGAGGTTATATTGTGAATGATACATGCATAGTTGAGGCTGATGTTGCTGTACGCAAGGTTATTGATTACTGGTCACATGACTCTAAAAAGGAAACTGGTTATGTCGGACTAAAAAACCAAGGGGCGACATGTTACATGAATTCTCTCCTTCAGACATTGTATCACATTCCTTATTTTAGAAAG GCTGTGTACCATATGCCTACAACTGAGAATGATTTGCCATCGGGAAGCATTCCTTTGGCATTGCAAAGTTTATTCTACAAGCTGCAGTATTATGACAGTAGCGTAGCAACGAAAGAGTTAACAAAATCTTTTGGATGGGACACACAGGATTCATTCCTGCAGCATGACGTCCAAGAGCTTAATAGAGTTCTTTGTGAAAAGCTAGAAGACAAAATGAAG GGAACTGTTGTGGAAGGCACCATACAGAAGTTGTTTGAAGGCCACCATATGAACTATATTGAATGCATCAATGTGGACTATAAATCAACCAGAAAAGAATCATTTTATG ATCTTCAGCTTGACGTCAAAGGATGTCGGGATGTGTATGATTCTTTTGACAAGTATGTTGAAGTGGAAAGACTTGAGGGTGATAACAAGTATCATGCTGAGCAGTACGGTTTGCAG GAGGCTAAGAAGGGTGTCTTGTTCATTGATTTCCCTCCTGTTCTTCAGCTTCAGTTAAAACGATTTGAATATGATTTCATGCGAGACACTATGGTAAAG ATCAATGATCGCTATGAGTTCCCGTTAGAGCTAGATCTTGATAGGGGCAATGGCAAGTATCTATCTCCTGAAGCAGATAAAAGCATTCGCAACCTTTATGTACTTCACAG TGTTTTAGTTCACAGCGGTGGGGTTCATGGTGGACACTATTTTGCTTATATCAGGCCAACTCTATCAAATGAATG GTTTAAATTTGACGACGCACGAGTGACGAAAGAAGATGCAGATAGGGCCTTAGAAGAGCAGTATGGTGGTGAAGAAGAG TTACCTCATGCCAATCCCGGGTTCAACAACTCTCCCTTCAAATTTACAAAGTACTCAAATGCATATATGCTTGTTTATATACGTGCCAGTGACAAGGATAAGATAATTTGTAGTGTGAATGAGAAGGACATTGCCGAACACCTTAAA GCAAGattgaagaaagaacaagaagaaaaagagctgaagaagaaggagaaggcaGAGGCTCACTTATATACCATCATAAAG GTTGCACGCGACGAAGATCTGTTTGAACAGATTGGAAAGGATATATTCTTTGATCTAGTGGATCATAACAAAGTGCGAAGTTTTCGTATCCAAAAACAAATGCCATTCTTGTGTTTTAAG GAAGAAGTTGCTAGAGAGTTCGGTATACCTGTCCAATATCAACGTTTTTGGGTGTGGGCAAAGCGCCAAAACCACACTTTCCGGCCAAATAGACCTCTGACACAGCTGGAAGAAGAACGACCA GTGGGACATTTACGGGAAGGTATAACTAAGGCAAATATTGCAGATCTGAAGTTATTTTTGGAAGTGAAAGTAGGGCAG GATCTACAGCCTATTCCCCCTCTCGAGAGGACAAAAGAAGATTTGTTACTGTTCTTTAAGCTTTATGACCCTTTGAATGAAACACTGCG GTACGTTGGGAGCTTTTATGTGAAAGCTAATGAGAAGCCTTTGGATATATTGACAAGATTAAATCAAATGGCTGACTTTGCTATTGATGAAGAAATTGACCTATTTGAGGTTTTGTCATGCAACATTATTTTCTATTATTGTAACATAAAGGGAGAGCAAAAATTCTTACATTTTGTTGTGCATATTCAGGAAATCAAATTTGAACCCCATGTCATGTGCGAACCTGTTGACAAGGGGTCCACATTCCGATTCAATCAG CTTGAGGATGGTGATATTATTTGCTACCAGAAGCCATCCAAAGTTGTAAGTGGTGAGCAATTTCGGTATCCTGATATTCCTTCCTTCTTGGAATATGTGCATAACCGTCAG gttGTACGCTTCAGGTACTTGGAGAAACCAAAAGAGGACCATTTCAGTCTCGAGTT GTCAAGGATCAACACATATGATTATGTTGTTACAAGAGTTGCTCAACATCTTGGTTTGAATGATCCTTCTAAAATCAGACTCACATCTCATAACTGTTACTCCCAGCTACCTAAACCCCAGCCTATCAAGTACCGAGGAGTTGAACATTTATCTGACATGCTGGTTCACTACAATCAG ACTTCTGATATACTATACTATGAAGTACTGGATATCCCTCTCCCAGAATTGCAATGCCTAAAAACACTTAAAATTGCTTTCCATCATGCTGCCAAGGATGAA GTGGCGATTTATACTACTAGATTACCGAGACAGAGTATTGTGGAAGATGTAATCAATGATCTTAAATCGAAG GTGCATTTATCTCATCCTGATGCAGATCTAAGATTGCTTGAGGTTTTCTATCACAAGATCTATAAG ATTTTCTCTCTCGGTGAAAAGATTGAAAATATTAATGATCAATATTGGACGTTAAGAGCAGAGGAG ATTCCTCAAGAGGAGAAAAATCTTGGCCCTGAAGATCGATTGATTCATGTTTATCATTTCATGAAAGACACTGCACACGATCAG CAAATTCAGAATTTCGGAGATCCTTTTTTCATGGTTATCCATGAGGGTGAGACATTGGCTGATGTCAAATTGCGAATACAGAAAAAGTTGAACGTTCCAGATGAAGAGTTTTCAAAG TGGAAGTTTGCATTTATTTCTCTTGGTCATCCTGAGTACCTACAAGATTCAGATATTGTTTCCGCCCAATTTcag AGAAGAGATATATATGGTGCTTGGGAGCAATATCTTGGACTGGAACACACTGACAATGCTCCAAAAAGGTCCTACATAGTCAACCAG AACCGGCATGCATTTGATAAGCCAGTAAAAATCTACAACTAG
- the LOC130716822 gene encoding ubiquitin C-terminal hydrolase 13-like isoform X1: MSSPPPPPPLDQQQQQQQEEEEEQQPLDEEMEVPPSDVPEGPQPMDAQPETTNLFGAPIVDESPSGRFTWTIRNFSRSTKKLYSEDFYVGGYRWRILIFPKGNNVDQLSLYLDATDSATLPYGWSRYAQFSLTVVNQIRHNFSIRKETHHQFNAREGDWGFTSFMPLAELYDPGRGYIVNDTCIVEADVAVRKVIDYWSHDSKKETGYVGLKNQGATCYMNSLLQTLYHIPYFRKAVYHMPTTENDLPSGSIPLALQSLFYKLQYYDSSVATKELTKSFGWDTQDSFLQHDVQELNRVLCEKLEDKMKGTVVEGTIQKLFEGHHMNYIECINVDYKSTRKESFYDLQLDVKGCRDVYDSFDKYVEVERLEGDNKYHAEQYGLQEAKKGVLFIDFPPVLQLQLKRFEYDFMRDTMVKINDRYEFPLELDLDRGNGKYLSPEADKSIRNLYVLHSVLVHSGGVHGGHYFAYIRPTLSNEWFKFDDARVTKEDADRALEEQYGGEEELPHANPGFNNSPFKFTKYSNAYMLVYIRASDKDKIICSVNEKDIAEHLKARLKKEQEEKELKKKEKAEAHLYTIIKVARDEDLFEQIGKDIFFDLVDHNKVRSFRIQKQMPFLCFKEEVAREFGIPVQYQRFWVWAKRQNHTFRPNRPLTQLEEERPVGHLREGITKANIADLKLFLEVKVGQDLQPIPPLERTKEDLLLFFKLYDPLNETLRYVGSFYVKANEKPLDILTRLNQMADFAIDEEIDLFEVLSCNIIFYYCNIKGEQKFLHFVVHIQEIKFEPHVMCEPVDKGSTFRFNQLEDGDIICYQKPSKVVSGEQFRYPDIPSFLEYVHNRQVVRFRYLEKPKEDHFSLELSRINTYDYVVTRVAQHLGLNDPSKIRLTSHNCYSQLPKPQPIKYRGVEHLSDMLVHYNQTSDILYYEVLDIPLPELQCLKTLKIAFHHAAKDEVAIYTTRLPRQSIVEDVINDLKSKVHLSHPDADLRLLEVFYHKIYKIFSLGEKIENINDQYWTLRAEEIPQEEKNLGPEDRLIHVYHFMKDTAHDQQIQNFGDPFFMVIHEGETLADVKLRIQKKLNVPDEEFSKWKFAFISLGHPEYLQDSDIVSAQFQRRDIYGAWEQYLGLEHTDNAPKRSYIVNQISEAYNDHFAILQNRHAFDKPVKIYN; encoded by the exons CCCAACCAGAAACCACAAATTTGTTTGGTGCTCCGATAGTGGACGAGTCACCATCTGGGCGGTTCACATGGACCATCAGGAATTTTTCAAGGTCTACAAAAAAACTATATTCTGAAGATTTCTATGTTGGGGGCTACAGATG GCGGATACTTATATTTCCAAAGGGGAACAATGTTGATCAGTTGTCATTGTATCTAGATGCTACTGATTCAGCAACTTTGCCTTATGGATGGAGTAGATATGCACAGTTTAGCTTGACTGTTGTCAATCAAATTCGCCATAATTTCTCAATCAGAAAAG AAACACATCACCAATTCAATGCTCGTGAGGGTGATTGGGGTTTCACAAGTTTCATGCCTCTTGCTGAATTGTATGATCCCGGTAGAGGTTATATTGTGAATGATACATGCATAGTTGAGGCTGATGTTGCTGTACGCAAGGTTATTGATTACTGGTCACATGACTCTAAAAAGGAAACTGGTTATGTCGGACTAAAAAACCAAGGGGCGACATGTTACATGAATTCTCTCCTTCAGACATTGTATCACATTCCTTATTTTAGAAAG GCTGTGTACCATATGCCTACAACTGAGAATGATTTGCCATCGGGAAGCATTCCTTTGGCATTGCAAAGTTTATTCTACAAGCTGCAGTATTATGACAGTAGCGTAGCAACGAAAGAGTTAACAAAATCTTTTGGATGGGACACACAGGATTCATTCCTGCAGCATGACGTCCAAGAGCTTAATAGAGTTCTTTGTGAAAAGCTAGAAGACAAAATGAAG GGAACTGTTGTGGAAGGCACCATACAGAAGTTGTTTGAAGGCCACCATATGAACTATATTGAATGCATCAATGTGGACTATAAATCAACCAGAAAAGAATCATTTTATG ATCTTCAGCTTGACGTCAAAGGATGTCGGGATGTGTATGATTCTTTTGACAAGTATGTTGAAGTGGAAAGACTTGAGGGTGATAACAAGTATCATGCTGAGCAGTACGGTTTGCAG GAGGCTAAGAAGGGTGTCTTGTTCATTGATTTCCCTCCTGTTCTTCAGCTTCAGTTAAAACGATTTGAATATGATTTCATGCGAGACACTATGGTAAAG ATCAATGATCGCTATGAGTTCCCGTTAGAGCTAGATCTTGATAGGGGCAATGGCAAGTATCTATCTCCTGAAGCAGATAAAAGCATTCGCAACCTTTATGTACTTCACAG TGTTTTAGTTCACAGCGGTGGGGTTCATGGTGGACACTATTTTGCTTATATCAGGCCAACTCTATCAAATGAATG GTTTAAATTTGACGACGCACGAGTGACGAAAGAAGATGCAGATAGGGCCTTAGAAGAGCAGTATGGTGGTGAAGAAGAG TTACCTCATGCCAATCCCGGGTTCAACAACTCTCCCTTCAAATTTACAAAGTACTCAAATGCATATATGCTTGTTTATATACGTGCCAGTGACAAGGATAAGATAATTTGTAGTGTGAATGAGAAGGACATTGCCGAACACCTTAAA GCAAGattgaagaaagaacaagaagaaaaagagctgaagaagaaggagaaggcaGAGGCTCACTTATATACCATCATAAAG GTTGCACGCGACGAAGATCTGTTTGAACAGATTGGAAAGGATATATTCTTTGATCTAGTGGATCATAACAAAGTGCGAAGTTTTCGTATCCAAAAACAAATGCCATTCTTGTGTTTTAAG GAAGAAGTTGCTAGAGAGTTCGGTATACCTGTCCAATATCAACGTTTTTGGGTGTGGGCAAAGCGCCAAAACCACACTTTCCGGCCAAATAGACCTCTGACACAGCTGGAAGAAGAACGACCA GTGGGACATTTACGGGAAGGTATAACTAAGGCAAATATTGCAGATCTGAAGTTATTTTTGGAAGTGAAAGTAGGGCAG GATCTACAGCCTATTCCCCCTCTCGAGAGGACAAAAGAAGATTTGTTACTGTTCTTTAAGCTTTATGACCCTTTGAATGAAACACTGCG GTACGTTGGGAGCTTTTATGTGAAAGCTAATGAGAAGCCTTTGGATATATTGACAAGATTAAATCAAATGGCTGACTTTGCTATTGATGAAGAAATTGACCTATTTGAGGTTTTGTCATGCAACATTATTTTCTATTATTGTAACATAAAGGGAGAGCAAAAATTCTTACATTTTGTTGTGCATATTCAGGAAATCAAATTTGAACCCCATGTCATGTGCGAACCTGTTGACAAGGGGTCCACATTCCGATTCAATCAG CTTGAGGATGGTGATATTATTTGCTACCAGAAGCCATCCAAAGTTGTAAGTGGTGAGCAATTTCGGTATCCTGATATTCCTTCCTTCTTGGAATATGTGCATAACCGTCAG gttGTACGCTTCAGGTACTTGGAGAAACCAAAAGAGGACCATTTCAGTCTCGAGTT GTCAAGGATCAACACATATGATTATGTTGTTACAAGAGTTGCTCAACATCTTGGTTTGAATGATCCTTCTAAAATCAGACTCACATCTCATAACTGTTACTCCCAGCTACCTAAACCCCAGCCTATCAAGTACCGAGGAGTTGAACATTTATCTGACATGCTGGTTCACTACAATCAG ACTTCTGATATACTATACTATGAAGTACTGGATATCCCTCTCCCAGAATTGCAATGCCTAAAAACACTTAAAATTGCTTTCCATCATGCTGCCAAGGATGAA GTGGCGATTTATACTACTAGATTACCGAGACAGAGTATTGTGGAAGATGTAATCAATGATCTTAAATCGAAG GTGCATTTATCTCATCCTGATGCAGATCTAAGATTGCTTGAGGTTTTCTATCACAAGATCTATAAG ATTTTCTCTCTCGGTGAAAAGATTGAAAATATTAATGATCAATATTGGACGTTAAGAGCAGAGGAG ATTCCTCAAGAGGAGAAAAATCTTGGCCCTGAAGATCGATTGATTCATGTTTATCATTTCATGAAAGACACTGCACACGATCAG CAAATTCAGAATTTCGGAGATCCTTTTTTCATGGTTATCCATGAGGGTGAGACATTGGCTGATGTCAAATTGCGAATACAGAAAAAGTTGAACGTTCCAGATGAAGAGTTTTCAAAG TGGAAGTTTGCATTTATTTCTCTTGGTCATCCTGAGTACCTACAAGATTCAGATATTGTTTCCGCCCAATTTcag AGAAGAGATATATATGGTGCTTGGGAGCAATATCTTGGACTGGAACACACTGACAATGCTCCAAAAAGGTCCTACATAGTCAACCAG ATTTCAGAAgcctacaatgaccattttgCAATTTTGCAGAACCGGCATGCATTTGATAAGCCAGTAAAAATCTACAACTAG